The Cohnella abietis genome has a segment encoding these proteins:
- a CDS encoding RrF2 family transcriptional regulator, translated as MNSEKCVGSHHPKWFGLALQALVILSKDSVKTCPSAELAVYIQSEATLLRRILATLVKGGILDTREGREGGYRLRRDPYSISLAEVYSVLQVSDPLCFGIKETTGTHSFGLEMKEIFCELTTEMDRSLIKLLERYTVGQIAERANGYRASSLAGT; from the coding sequence ATGAATTCTGAGAAATGCGTTGGATCCCATCATCCCAAATGGTTTGGATTAGCGCTGCAGGCACTTGTCATTTTATCTAAGGACAGTGTGAAGACTTGCCCAAGCGCAGAATTGGCTGTATATATTCAATCCGAGGCGACGCTGCTACGGAGGATTCTTGCAACGCTCGTTAAGGGTGGTATTCTAGATACACGCGAAGGTCGTGAGGGTGGATATCGTTTGAGAAGAGATCCCTACTCCATTTCGTTGGCGGAAGTATATTCCGTTTTACAGGTAAGTGATCCACTCTGTTTCGGTATTAAAGAAACGACGGGTACTCATTCCTTTGGGCTGGAAATGAAGGAGATTTTCTGCGAGCTTACTACGGAAATGGACCGTTCTTTAATCAAGCTGCTTGAGCGCTATACGGTTGGACAAATCGCTGAACGTGCGAACGGCTACCGGGCAAGCTCGTTGGCTGGTACGTGA
- a CDS encoding nitroreductase family protein encodes MSATQASQNAVFSSVIRERRSVRAYDPTFKISKEDLTELLEEAVLAPSSSNVQPWRFLVIDSQPLKEKLLPIANNQKQIVEASAIIAVLGDLEGYKNVEKIYNRTYEAGYMPEAMRDSFIAGTVKMYSSLPPEVASRIVYTDGGLVSMQLMLAAKARGYDTVPMGGYNKDQFVEAFGIGERYVPIMLIAVGKAAQEGRPTVRLAVDEVASWNEFNF; translated from the coding sequence ATGTCAGCTACTCAAGCCTCGCAGAACGCCGTTTTCTCTTCAGTTATTCGTGAACGCCGGTCCGTAAGAGCGTACGATCCCACTTTTAAAATTTCTAAGGAAGATTTGACTGAGCTTCTAGAGGAAGCGGTATTAGCTCCGTCTTCGTCTAATGTTCAGCCTTGGAGATTCCTTGTTATTGATTCACAGCCGCTTAAGGAAAAGCTGCTCCCGATTGCAAATAATCAAAAGCAAATTGTTGAGGCATCAGCCATTATTGCGGTTCTTGGAGATTTAGAGGGCTATAAGAACGTGGAAAAGATCTATAATCGGACTTATGAGGCTGGATATATGCCAGAAGCAATGAGGGATAGTTTTATTGCTGGCACGGTAAAGATGTATTCTTCGCTTCCACCCGAGGTTGCAAGCAGAATCGTATATACAGACGGTGGTCTTGTGTCTATGCAGTTAATGCTAGCTGCCAAAGCGAGAGGATATGATACGGTTCCAATGGGAGGGTACAACAAGGATCAATTCGTAGAAGCCTTCGGAATTGGAGAGCGTTACGTTCCTATTATGCTTATCGCAGTAGGTAAAGCAGCGCAAGAAGGACGTCCTACTGTTCGCTTGGCCGTAGACGAGGTAGCAAGCTGGAATGAATTTAATTTCTAA
- the cmpA gene encoding cortex morphogenetic protein CmpA → MPQWLCNQLMSAFQKKDQRQIRLLNDCWFYYRAKPEKAKDTLGIIP, encoded by the coding sequence ATGCCACAATGGCTTTGCAACCAATTAATGTCCGCATTTCAGAAAAAGGATCAACGGCAAATTCGTCTATTGAACGATTGCTGGTTTTATTACCGTGCCAAACCCGAGAAAGCCAAAGATACGTTAGGGATTATTCCTTGA
- a CDS encoding hydrolase/acyltransferase, giving the protein MPEMSYILLQKEQGDLQFVEMPASHAYQLSALNFRLHKELTKLTADNVPQLPRAIAEFRSLDLLDENQSPIGGLHYVNELEQTFAAIREDSYPLISLLTEIRALQAQLEQWYEDEDML; this is encoded by the coding sequence ATGCCCGAAATGTCTTATATTTTGCTACAAAAGGAGCAAGGTGATCTTCAATTTGTAGAAATGCCTGCTTCCCACGCTTATCAACTAAGCGCTTTGAACTTTCGCCTTCATAAAGAATTAACCAAATTAACGGCGGATAATGTGCCGCAGCTTCCAAGAGCGATTGCAGAATTTCGCAGCTTGGATCTTCTAGACGAGAATCAATCTCCAATCGGCGGCTTACATTACGTGAACGAATTGGAGCAAACCTTCGCAGCAATACGTGAAGATTCTTATCCGCTTATTTCACTTCTGACCGAAATACGTGCTCTGCAGGCACAATTAGAGCAATGGTACGAAGATGAGGATATGCTGTAG
- a CDS encoding SprT family protein, with product MEDQELQHWIERVSLTYFGRPFLHQASFNPRLRTTGGRYFTKSHNIEISPHQLAVNGPEETEAIIKHELCHYHLHLQKRGYQHRDADFKQLLVAVGATRHCKALPGVARRLPIKYLLVCQSCGMNYPRKRRTDPRKYACGRCKGKLKLFHAQVEPSDSAGSSS from the coding sequence ATGGAAGATCAGGAGCTTCAGCATTGGATTGAAAGGGTCTCATTGACCTACTTCGGACGACCATTCCTACATCAAGCATCGTTTAATCCACGGCTTAGAACGACTGGTGGGCGTTATTTTACGAAAAGTCACAATATAGAGATCAGTCCGCATCAGCTGGCAGTTAATGGGCCCGAAGAGACGGAAGCGATCATTAAGCACGAGCTCTGCCATTATCATCTGCATTTGCAGAAAAGGGGCTATCAGCATCGTGATGCCGACTTCAAGCAATTGCTCGTTGCAGTTGGTGCCACACGGCATTGTAAGGCGTTGCCTGGCGTGGCTAGACGGCTTCCGATTAAATATTTACTCGTATGCCAGTCCTGTGGAATGAACTACCCTCGCAAGCGCCGCACAGACCCTCGTAAGTACGCATGCGGTCGCTGCAAAGGGAAGCTTAAGCTATTTCATGCTCAGGTGGAGCCGTCGGATAGTGCGGGATCAAGCAGCTAA
- a CDS encoding MFS transporter — protein sequence MFTPARVRLLFVTCIALFMAMLDNLVLGVALPSIQKDLGATLTDLEWFMNSYTLAFAVLLIPFSVLGDSIGRKKVFLAGVVVFTLGSLLSGLSDTSIGLILSRALQGVGGAAIVPLSLTLVNSAFPPEKRAAAIGLWSGISGLGLSVGPLVGGLIMEGAPWQMIFYVNVPVGVIAFVLGLKWLEESRGIRKPLDPLGILLLTTGLFGIIFGLERGNSEGWGSTTVVASMAAGGLLLLLFYFWERKRKNPLVRFDLFRRKEYTFYVFAGFWMNAGVFGAIFLLTLFLQQAQGNTPLGAGVREMAWTTMTMIAAPLAGLAISRLGNRNVLLSGLLFQAIALTWFALLIQAKGFDFPFIEMLGPMMLAGTGMGLSFTPLSHGLISSVPEDATGEAVGIGNATRELGGVFGIAICGLIFQSGAVISSPHDFAKHVVPSLAVGALMMAISFLAIAIFVKRRSKTALAA from the coding sequence ATGTTTACACCCGCTCGCGTACGTTTACTATTCGTTACCTGTATCGCCCTCTTCATGGCCATGCTTGATAATTTGGTGCTTGGAGTGGCGCTCCCTTCTATTCAGAAGGACCTTGGGGCAACCTTGACTGACTTGGAATGGTTCATGAATTCCTACACCTTGGCCTTTGCCGTACTCTTAATCCCTTTCAGTGTGCTAGGAGACTCTATCGGTCGGAAGAAGGTTTTTCTAGCTGGTGTTGTTGTCTTCACGCTTGGCTCCTTACTCTCGGGTCTCAGCGACACGTCTATTGGTTTGATCCTTTCCAGGGCTCTGCAAGGCGTTGGAGGAGCCGCAATTGTGCCACTTAGCCTTACACTGGTCAATTCCGCATTCCCTCCTGAAAAAAGGGCAGCAGCCATCGGATTATGGTCCGGAATTTCCGGTCTGGGGCTAAGTGTAGGTCCGTTAGTTGGAGGGTTGATTATGGAAGGCGCTCCATGGCAAATGATTTTCTATGTTAATGTGCCTGTGGGCGTAATTGCATTCGTTTTAGGGTTAAAATGGCTAGAGGAATCGCGCGGTATCCGTAAGCCGCTGGATCCATTAGGCATCCTACTGCTAACTACGGGTTTGTTCGGCATTATCTTCGGCTTGGAGCGCGGAAATTCGGAGGGATGGGGCTCTACAACAGTCGTTGCATCTATGGCTGCCGGTGGCTTGCTGCTGCTCCTATTTTACTTCTGGGAGAGAAAGCGGAAAAATCCTCTCGTGCGCTTCGATTTGTTCCGCCGCAAAGAATATACCTTCTATGTTTTCGCTGGCTTTTGGATGAACGCGGGCGTGTTCGGTGCTATTTTCCTATTAACCTTGTTTCTCCAGCAAGCCCAAGGGAATACACCTCTCGGAGCCGGAGTACGAGAAATGGCTTGGACAACGATGACCATGATTGCGGCCCCACTAGCCGGGTTAGCCATCAGCCGCTTAGGTAACCGTAACGTACTGCTTAGCGGACTGCTCTTCCAAGCTATCGCCCTCACCTGGTTTGCCTTGCTTATTCAAGCGAAAGGCTTCGACTTCCCATTCATCGAAATGCTTGGACCAATGATGCTAGCAGGTACAGGGATGGGACTAAGCTTTACCCCGCTATCACACGGACTCATTTCCTCCGTCCCTGAGGATGCAACTGGAGAAGCCGTCGGTATAGGCAATGCCACAAGAGAGCTAGGCGGCGTATTCGGCATCGCCATATGCGGCTTGATTTTCCAATCCGGGGCAGTCATTTCGTCACCACATGATTTTGCCAAACACGTTGTACCTAGCCTAGCGGTCGGCGCACTCATGATGGCTATTTCATTCCTTGCTATTGCGATTTTCGTAAAAAGAAGAAGCAAAACAGCCTTAGCTGCTTGA
- a CDS encoding TetR/AcrR family transcriptional regulator has protein sequence MSPKEEIVASRKEQILQSAAVLFASQGYYKTTTAHVAEAIGVTQPYVFHFFKTKEQLYIAVLDRATERIQTAFASIEGPPEQLTHLMGEAFNNLLESHRNEMLLLMQCFTTPEPGVREFAKQTYSNIYERIKERFENAGVPDASREASLFISCGLIITLSEVLEMPKLSPWRDPD, from the coding sequence ATGAGCCCCAAGGAGGAAATCGTAGCAAGCCGGAAAGAACAAATCCTACAAAGCGCGGCAGTCTTGTTCGCCTCTCAAGGCTATTACAAAACCACGACCGCGCATGTCGCGGAAGCCATTGGAGTAACCCAGCCTTATGTCTTTCATTTCTTCAAGACTAAAGAACAACTATATATCGCCGTATTGGATCGTGCCACTGAACGAATTCAGACAGCATTCGCTTCTATTGAAGGCCCCCCTGAGCAATTAACCCACCTAATGGGCGAAGCTTTCAACAATCTACTCGAATCCCATAGGAACGAGATGCTGCTGCTCATGCAGTGCTTCACAACACCCGAGCCCGGAGTACGAGAATTTGCGAAGCAAACATACTCTAATATCTACGAAAGAATAAAAGAACGGTTTGAGAATGCGGGAGTACCAGATGCAAGCCGTGAGGCCAGTTTGTTTATTTCCTGCGGACTCATCATTACACTCTCTGAAGTATTAGAAATGCCTAAATTGTCCCCGTGGCGTGACCCCGATTAA